A segment of the Doryrhamphus excisus isolate RoL2022-K1 chromosome 7, RoL_Dexc_1.0, whole genome shotgun sequence genome:
TCTGCTGACAAGGTTGAAACGTTGCTAAGtttgttgctatatttagcgagtagtctaaataggtttttaaaaaaaaaaaacattattagagccctgtatacatgaaataacacccctatagtcacatttacactcttattattcattatttacaacacattgcaaaTCTTATGCTGCAGAGATCAAAGATAGCCGCGAGCTAGCaagctcacgagggtcgcgggggtgctggagcctatcccagctgtcttcaagcgagaggctggtggccagccaatcacagggcacatatagacaaacaaccattcacactcacattcatacctatggacaatttggagtggctaattaacctagcatgtttttggaatccacacagagatggccaagggtggaattgaaccctggtctcctagctgtgaggtctgcgcgctaaccacttgaccgccgtgccgcccggattCAATGTTATTAAActtgtttgactttctaaataggttttttgggccgttattagagccttctagacatgaaataacacccctatagtcacctctacactccagTGTGgaattgtaccacttccacactgactcATATCATGTCTCATAACATGATTGATGCCTTGTGAGCAGAATACAGCACATAACTTGTCTTTCCgtagttttgactaataatagtattattacagtattcattcattcattcatttaagcaagtttaagttaagtttaagaagccaaaaatgtaccacttccacatggaatgggaggagacatGCAGTGTTAAattaatgtctcaatgttttgtattATGAATGCTGCATATTGACcccaatactacatataacttatatttccatatgttttgattaataaTAGAGTATAGTCTATTATGAAACAGCCGCCATTGAGTTATTAATTTTCTGAAATTAATAGAGATATGGCATCGGACCACTGTATCGCCTCCATCTTGCTTGTGacataaagaaacaaagaagcTACAGAGGAAATCATATTTGTTTTGATGTCATCTCcctccaaaccaaaatggattCCACCCCGTGGGGGCAAccaaacaactaaaaaaaaaaaagggggctgTACCTTTACCGTAGACGTCGCCGTTGCTTCCTGTGAGCCGCCAATCAAAATTGAACATGCAGATAGCCTGGATGTTGTTGTGTCCCGTGCCGTGGAACAACATGCGCTCCTCAATATCCAGAGTACGCTTCACCTTCCTCAGCTGCGTTTTCTTCCTTCGGAGAtggggacacaaaaaaaaaaaaaaaagcacacatacacaaaaagcGACATTCCGTGTTGCATTTAAAATGGATTCGTTACGATTCGTTCATCCGTCCCTGTATGCTACATGCTGGAAAAAACGATGTGGAGGATCTCGTGGTCCAGGCGGGGAATTTCCACTCTCAGTGCTGACACGTACCTGCAGAAGAACTCCCACAAGTCCAAGTTCTGGATCCTCTGAATGGATTTGATGGGTCGATCCATGGTCCTCTCGTAGAGCCTGGCCACTTCTTTAAACTCGTACGTGTCCCTGCCCAGCTGGATGAGCTGTCAAGGAACACAAAGGAGGACATCttgcttcttcttctactaCTTATAGTAGTAGAAGCTTCTGAATTACCTGGTAAGGCTCGTCCGTGTTCACTTTATAATATACTAAGTATCTCCAACTCTAGTCTGCTCTTCCTAGGATAGACACATCCTCATTGTCACTGGACAgtgagatgcattcaaggacaccgAAAGTCACAACGGCGTTTTTATTATGCGTCTAAACAACAATAAGTGGATATTTCTATCGCTCACACGCAGCGATTAATACGGAAGTACAATTGGATGCATTCGAGTACACTCGGAAATACTAgaaaatacatgcaaaacatATGAATTAAACTTGAATGACggggtgtctttgaacgcaacccctcgTTGGCGATAATAAtcgattttcattcattcattcattttctaccgcttatcctcacgagggtcgcggggggtgctggagcctatcccagctgtctgggtccaccctggactggtggccagccaatcacagggcacatatagacaaacaaccattcacactcacattcatacctatggacaatttggagtcgcaaattaacctagcatgtttttggaagtacccggagaaaaaccatgcaaactccacacagagatggccgagggtggaattgaaccctggtctcctagctgtgaggtctgcgcgctaaccactagaccgccgtgccgccctcgaTTTTCATtgttatcattttatttaaatgtacattttcaaacaatcctgtcctgtcatttcacttttttcaatAAAGTACGATACAAATCGAAATATTTCAGAAATACTTTAAATTCCGCTGCAAAAGTCGCAAGGGTCCAAGTggacaagcggcataaaaaattgCGGATGTCGCTGCAATGCTACCTCGGTCCACCAAAAAGAGCcagaggatgctggagcccagcgggaggctgacgtcattgcagtgccccgATGAATTACACAATGCTTTAATTAGGAAAACTTTAAGAGCTTCTGAATTACCTGGTAAGGCTCGTCCGTGTTGATCCTCTCCCAGTGACACGGAACGGGCAAGGCCAGGTTGTCGCAAATAAACCTGACGGTGATCCAAGAACACAGACGATGAGATGTTtggaatgcttttttttttccccgtacgACGCCTTACCTGAAGCCGGTGGCCGAGTGGAGGGAGCGTTTGATCGGCCGCTGCTTCCCTGTGGTGAGATTGATCTGCCGCATGACTGGAAAGACACAGGAAATATGAAACATGACAGAGCTGGAGTCGTCATCGTCATCGTGGTCGCACCTGAGAAGTCCAGCCTGTAGGTGTACTTGGCCGTGTAGAACTCCATGACGCCACGTTGGTTCCGGTTGTAGCACTGCTCGATCTGGGCGCTGGTCACCGAGCAGGCGGCGCTGGGGTCAATCTACCAATGGGAAAATAGTTAGAAATTCCACTtgaaccttcctcttgtgttagatttctggtatcatctcttatgttaccgggtcggttttgacccatgtattaaatcagctataaaatataaaatacactaaaaacaataagttaccatcaaatttgcttctcatgtcttggttaccttcttaggcttcctcatccttggtgtgggcatgtaggcctttttttgtcactgtgcccctccatttcaatttccaaaaatagtaaaatgatgaatcatattcataaattgaaggctcttttgttacctggctattactgagaggTTAACACAAGAGCCTTGTGATTATTGCTTATTTTCCTATTTGAAATGTATTTCATCTGTTCATATAAAATAGCAAATTTGTCATAAAAAAGTTTCACTTTAtttgtcatatcacctcgtacttcggtacgaggtacattatttaaaaaaaaaaaaaaaaaaaaccttaaactgtattatggaaagcaggaagtgaacaaaagtgacaaaaataaataaataaataaatacaaaaataaaaaaaaacaaatacattaaaaaatatatattaggaaagcaggaagtgaacatttcttttaataaaaataaataaattaaactatattatgaaagcaggaagtgaacaaatgtaacagttactgattgtaaaagtaccagatggaggggtaggatttaataagctttgcttcttcctactccttttggacatgtggaactgtgaactgattatgggatgcattcaattgtaatctgatgcatgttcaaatgaaattaaaccattaccattactttggcatgtgacaaaaataaataaataaatacaaaaatttaaaaaacaaataaataaaaattaataaaatacataaaaaaattaaaaattatattaggaaaccaggaagtgaacaaattaaaaaaaataaaaaataaattaattaaactatattatgaaagcaggaagtgaacaaatgtaacagttactgaatgtaaaagtaccagatggaggggtaggatttaataagctttgcttcttcctactccttttggacatgtggaactgtgaactgattatgggatgcattcaattgtaatctgatgcatgttcaaatgaaattaaaccattaccattacttcggcatgtgacaaaaataaataaataaatacaaaattaaaaaactaataaattaaaattaataaaatacattaaaaaatatatattaggaaagcaggaagtgaacaattttttaaattaaaaataaaaataaataaattaaactatattatgaaagcaggaagtgaacaaatgtaacagtcactgattgtaaaagtaccagatggagggataggatttaataagctttgcttcttcctactccttttggacatgtggaactgtgaactgattatgtgatgcactcaattgtaatctgatgcatgttcaaatgaaattaaaccattaccattactttggcatgtgacaaaaataaataaataaataaaaaaaataaaaaagcaaataaataaaaattaataaaatacataaaaaaattatattaggaaaccaggaagtgaacaaattaaaaaaaaaataaattaaactatattatgaaagcaggaagtgaacaaatgtaacagttactgattgtaaaagtaccagatggaggggtaggatttaataagctttgcttcttcctactccttttggacatgtggaactgggaactgattatgggatgcattcaattgtaatctgatgcatgttcaaatgaaattaaaccattaccattaccatgttatTTGGGTTCCTAGTATTTGCATATGATTCCATACATCCACCACAAGACACCACCAAAAGGGAAAACAATGCCCCTGCCTTGTACCTCAAACATGTGCCACACCCCACATTCGGCCAGGTAGAACCAGCACCAGTTGGCTTCCAGTGTGTCCATCTCCTCCACCTCATGGGGCTCATCCTCGGCTGATCTTGTGGCAAGCATCGCTGACATGTAAAAAGGCTGAGAAGACACCGCAAGAGGAGCAGAGGAGCAGACCGCCGAGACGACAGACGAAATGGGCTCACGGCGGCGGTGTTTTGGATTCAGTCAAGGCTTCCCGAGCGCCGAGCCGAGTCATCATTTCAAAAGCTCCGTCCAAACACGGAGGATTAAAATTAGCAGCTACATTCTGCTACATCACCCGGGGAATGTTGCGACTCGGACGGCGCCGCGCACAGGAAGTCATAAACCGCAGACTTCGAGGTTAAAGCAGCCGCTTTCGACGCTGACTGTCATTTCCTTGTTTTTGCGGCGCAGTGTTACGTCACGAAGCAACGCACCAATCAGATGTGGCAATTTTAACTATGCCCTGATTTTCACATGCACGGGTTCAGGTTTGGACAAAGGGCGAATTTTGC
Coding sequences within it:
- the LOC131132145 gene encoding protein mono-ADP-ribosyltransferase PARP11, whose translation is MSAMLATRSAEDEPHEVEEMDTLEANWCWFYLAECGVWHMFEIDPSAACSVTSAQIEQCYNRNQRGVMEFYTAKYTYRLDFSVMRQINLTTGKQRPIKRSLHSATGFRFICDNLALPVPCHWERINTDEPYQLIQLGRDTYEFKEVARLYERTMDRPIKSIQRIQNLDLWEFFCRKKTQLRKVKRTLDIEERMLFHGTGHNNIQAICMFNFDWRLTGSNGDVYGKGSYFARDAKYSSKYCHSTGKHNNNLQRHGLAPPIFASEPSYKSMFLARVLVGEYTLGHAFYCRPPSKDTSLTNFYDSCVDDTANPKIYVIFDSNQIYPEYLIEFY